One window from the genome of Sebastes umbrosus isolate fSebUmb1 chromosome 12, fSebUmb1.pri, whole genome shotgun sequence encodes:
- the rps8a gene encoding 40S ribosomal protein S8 isoform X2, which translates to MGISRDNWHKRRKTGGKRKPYHKKRKYELGRPPANTKIGPRRIHTVRVRGGNKKYRALRIDVGNFSWGSECCTRKTRIIDVVYNASNNELVRTKTLVKNCIVLVDSLPYRQWYEAHFATPLGRKKGAKLTPEEEEVLNKKRSKRTQKKYDERKKTAKISTLLEEQFTQGKLLGESTCVLFCCMEFVSASLL; encoded by the exons ATGG GTATCTCAAGGGATAACTGGCATAAACGCCGCAAGACTGGCGGTAAACGCAAGCCCTACCACAAGAAAAGGAAGTATGAGCTCGGGCGCCCTCCTGCAAACACAAAA ATTGGACCTCGTCGCATCCACACAGTGAGGGTCCGTGGTGGGAACAAGAAGTACCGTGCTCTGAGGATCGATGTTGGTAACTTCTCATGGGGCTCTGAGT GCTGCACACGTAAGACCAGGATCATTGATGTGGTCTACAATGCCTCCAACAACGAGCTGGTCAGAACCAAGACCCTGGTGAAGAACTGCATCGTCCTCGTCGACAGCCTTCCTTACAGGCAGTGGTATGAGGCCCACTTTGCCACTCCTCTGGGACGAAAGAAGGGAGCCAAGCTG ACtcctgaagaggaagaggtccTGAACAAGAAGAGGTCGAAGAGGACCCAGAAGAAGTACGATGAGCGTAAAAAGACCGCCAAGATCAGCACCCTCTTGGAGGAGCAGTTCACGCAGGGAAAACTGCTTGGTGAGTCAACATGTGTATTGTTCTGCTGTATGGAGTTTGTATCTGCATCTCTT TTGTGA
- the hectd3 gene encoding E3 ubiquitin-protein ligase HECTD3 isoform X2, with translation MSLGDNPHLLLGRIRFLNRCIECFKRSESVPECLCYVPKEVCYKICKDSSSSTSSASTGGASAGGSTVGKTLVSVFESPHQTPHVKKLCKYNIEPKKGTCIRTTGEEYCNSQGLWVKINKEQLEEHRLGQELEEGWILVCKHTEGGDRLVPVESPETISRQQQLFGYDHKPCNRWEQVVSVENALYIGSKPKIAECDDAAVQKLRYVPPTWGYECDEDLVHYFYDHIGKEDENLGSVKQCVTSIDVSSCSEDPSGGASCLTDGDTETYWESDGMQGQHWIRLHMKRGTVVNKLILTVDSTDDNYMPKRVTVFGGEGDNLKKLSDVTIDDNLIGEVCVLEDMTSHLPVIEVRIEECRDEGIDVRIRGLKIKSSCERDLGLNADVFQSSNLVRYPRLQGNTPDVLYRRALVIQRFICLLDSVLPHLVPAWDYSLGTFNQIKSIKQFLLLSKRRSALITQCLKDSETSKPNFMPRLYINRRLAMEHRDNTSLDASCKNAVFNQVYEGLKPSDKFEKTLDYRWPARYDQWWECKFIAEGIIDQGGGFRDSLADMSEELCPSSAECPMPLPFFSRTSNQGSLEARDYYVPNPSCKEFHKYEWIGQLMGAALRGKDFLVLALPGLVWKQLTGESVSWSKDFPAVDSVLVNLLEAMDNMDQETYEFRFGEELVYTTLLSDGQMVDLIPGGSNVAVRYEDRSEFVRLVQKARLEESRQQIAAMQAGLLKVVPQAVLDLLTWQEVEKKVCGDPEITVEALKRLTRYEDLEQSDVRVQYLWEALTSFTNEDRSRFLRFVTGRSRLPAPIYVFPDKQGSETTDALPQSSTCSSTLYLPNYPSAKVCEEKLRYAAYNCVAIDTDMSPWEE, from the exons atgtcTCTGGGAGACAACCCTCACCTGCTGCTGGGCAGGATCCGCTTCCTGAACAGGTGCATTGAGTGCTTCAAGAGGAGCGAGTCGGTGCCGGAGTGTCTGTGTTATGTCCCCAAAGAAGTGTGCTACAAGATCTGCAaggactcctcctcctccacctcctctgcgTCCACCGGAGGAGCGTCTGCAGGAGGCTCCACCGTCGGGAAGACGCTCGTCTCCGTCTTCGAGAGTCCACACCAGACTCCACACGTTAAGAAGTTATGCAAGTACAACATAGAGCCAAAGAAAGGGACTTGTATCCGGACTACAGGGGAGGAGTACTGCAACAGCCAGGGCCTCTGGGTCAAAATCAATAAG GAGCAGTTGGAGGAGCACCGTCTGGGCCAGGAGTTGGAGGAAGGCTGGATCCTGGTGtgtaaacacacagagggaggcgACAGGCTGGTCCCGGTGGAGTCACCGGAGACAATTAGCCGACAACAGCAGCTCTTCGGCTACGACCACAAGCCCTGCAACAGGTGGGAGCAGGTGGTGAGTGTGGAGAACGCGCTTTACATCGGCTCTAAACCCAAAATCGCTGAGTGTGATGATGCTGCCGTCCAGAAGCTAAG GTATGTTCCTCCAACCTGGGGGTATGAATGTGATGAGGACTTGGTGCACTACTTCTATGACCACATCGGGAAAGAGGATGAGAACCTGGGGAGCGTGAAGCAGTGCGTGACCAGCATCGATGTTTCCTCGTGTTCG GAGGATCCCAGCGGAGGGGCGAGCTGTCTGACAGACGGCGACACCGAAACGTACTGGGAGAGCGACGGCATGCAGGGACAACACTGGATACGCCTGCACATGAAGAGAGGCACCGTGGTCAA TAAGCTGATATTGACGGTGGACTCTACAGACGACAACTACATGCCCAAACGAGTCACGGTGtttggaggagagggagacaaCCTGAAGAAGCTGAGTGACGTCACCATAGACGA CAATCTGATTGGAGAAGTGTGTGTGCTGGAGGATATGACATCTCACCTGCCTGTGATTGAGGTTCGGATTGAGGAGTGTAGAg ATGAGGGCATAGACGTCCGGATCCGAGGCTTGAAGATCAAGTCGTCATGTGAAAGAGACCTGGGTCTAAACGCTGATGTTTTCCAGTCCTCTAACCTGGTGCGCTACCCCCGTCTGCAGGGCAACACGCCCGACGTCCTGTACCGCAGAGCGCTGGTCATCCAGAG GTTCATCTGTCTCCTGGACAGCGTGCTCCCACACTTGGTACCGGCCTGGGATTACAGTCTGGGAACCTTCAACCAGATCAAA AGCATAAAGCAGTTCCTGCTGCTGTCCAAACGCCGCTCAGCCCTCATCACGCAGTGCCTGAAGGACTCTGAGACCAGTAAGCCAAACTTCATGCCGCGACTGTACATCAACAGACGTCTGGCCATGGAGCACAGAGACAACACCTCTCTGGACGCCAGCTGCAAGAACGCTGTGTTCAATCAG GTGTATGAAGGCCTCAAGCCGTCTGACAAATTTGAGAAGACTTTGGATTATAG ATGGCCTGCTCGGTATGACCAGTGGTGGGAATGTAAGTTCATTGCGGAGGGAATCATAGACCAGGGAGGTGGATTTCGGGACAGCCTTGCTGACATGTCTGAGGAGCTGTGCCCCAGCTCAGCGGAGTGTCCCATGCCTCTGCCGTTCTTCAGCCGTACGTCCAACCAG GGCTCCTTAGAGGCCAGAGATTACTACGTCCCCAACCCGTCCTGTAAAGAGTTCCACAAGTATGAGTGGATCGGTCAGCTCATGGGAGCTGCTCTCAGAGGAAAAGACTTCTTG GTCTTGGCTCTGCCCGGGCTGGTGTGGAAGCAGCTGACTGGGGAGTCTGTCAGCTGGAGTAAAGATTTCCCCGCTGTGGACTCTGTGCTG gtgaacCTGCTGGAGGCCATGGACAACATGGACCAGGAGACGTATGAGTTCAGATTTGGTGAGGAGCTGGTGTACACCACCCTGCTGAGCGACGGCCAGATGGTGGATCTTATACCCGGCGGCAGTAACGTGGCCGTTCGTTACGAGGACCGCAGCGAGTTCGTCCGCCTGGTGCAGAAGGCTCGGCTCgaggagagcaggcagcag ATTGCAGCCATGCAGGCGGGGCTGCTGAAGGTGGTTCCTCAGGCGGTGCTGGACCTGCTCACCTggcaggaggtggagaagaaagTGTGTGGAGACCCTGAGATCACTGTGGAGGCCCTGAAACGACTCA CACGCTATGAGGACCTGGAACAAAGTGACGTTAGAGTGCAATACTTATGGGAAGCACTGACGAGCTTCACCAATG AGGATCGCAGCAGGTTTCTGAGGTTTGTAACTGGTCGAAGTCGTCTTCCTGCGCCTATCTACGTCTTTCCTGACAAACAAGG CTCTGAAACGACTGACGCACTTCCACAGTCCTCCACATGTTCCAGCACTCTTTATTTACCCAACTACCCAAG TGCAAAAGTATGTGAGGAGAAGCTGCGTTACGCTGCTTACAACTGTGTGGCCATCGACACCGACATGAGCCCCTGGGAAGAGTGA
- the rps8a gene encoding 40S ribosomal protein S8 isoform X1, which translates to MGISRDNWHKRRKTGGKRKPYHKKRKYELGRPPANTKIGPRRIHTVRVRGGNKKYRALRIDVGNFSWGSECCTRKTRIIDVVYNASNNELVRTKTLVKNCIVLVDSLPYRQWYEAHFATPLGRKKGAKLTPEEEEVLNKKRSKRTQKKYDERKKTAKISTLLEEQFTQGKLLACIASRPGQCGRADGYILEGKELEFYLRKIKAKKGK; encoded by the exons ATGG GTATCTCAAGGGATAACTGGCATAAACGCCGCAAGACTGGCGGTAAACGCAAGCCCTACCACAAGAAAAGGAAGTATGAGCTCGGGCGCCCTCCTGCAAACACAAAA ATTGGACCTCGTCGCATCCACACAGTGAGGGTCCGTGGTGGGAACAAGAAGTACCGTGCTCTGAGGATCGATGTTGGTAACTTCTCATGGGGCTCTGAGT GCTGCACACGTAAGACCAGGATCATTGATGTGGTCTACAATGCCTCCAACAACGAGCTGGTCAGAACCAAGACCCTGGTGAAGAACTGCATCGTCCTCGTCGACAGCCTTCCTTACAGGCAGTGGTATGAGGCCCACTTTGCCACTCCTCTGGGACGAAAGAAGGGAGCCAAGCTG ACtcctgaagaggaagaggtccTGAACAAGAAGAGGTCGAAGAGGACCCAGAAGAAGTACGATGAGCGTAAAAAGACCGCCAAGATCAGCACCCTCTTGGAGGAGCAGTTCACGCAGGGAAAACTGCTTG CTTGCATCGCCTCCAGACCCGGCCAGTGCGGCAGGGCAGACGGCTACATCCTGGAGGGCAAGGAGCTCGAGTTCTACCTGAGGAAGATCAAGGCCAAGAAAGGCAAATAG
- the hectd3 gene encoding E3 ubiquitin-protein ligase HECTD3 isoform X1 produces MSLGDNPHLLLGRIRFLNRCIECFKRSESVPECLCYVPKEVCYKICKDSSSSTSSASTGGASAGGSTVGKTLVSVFESPHQTPHVKKLCKYNIEPKKGTCIRTTGEEYCNSQGLWVKINKEQLEEHRLGQELEEGWILVCKHTEGGDRLVPVESPETISRQQQLFGYDHKPCNRWEQVVSVENALYIGSKPKIAECDDAAVQKLRYVPPTWGYECDEDLVHYFYDHIGKEDENLGSVKQCVTSIDVSSCSEDPSGGASCLTDGDTETYWESDGMQGQHWIRLHMKRGTVVNKLILTVDSTDDNYMPKRVTVFGGEGDNLKKLSDVTIDDNLIGEVCVLEDMTSHLPVIEVRIEECRGSTDEGIDVRIRGLKIKSSCERDLGLNADVFQSSNLVRYPRLQGNTPDVLYRRALVIQRFICLLDSVLPHLVPAWDYSLGTFNQIKSIKQFLLLSKRRSALITQCLKDSETSKPNFMPRLYINRRLAMEHRDNTSLDASCKNAVFNQVYEGLKPSDKFEKTLDYRWPARYDQWWECKFIAEGIIDQGGGFRDSLADMSEELCPSSAECPMPLPFFSRTSNQGSLEARDYYVPNPSCKEFHKYEWIGQLMGAALRGKDFLVLALPGLVWKQLTGESVSWSKDFPAVDSVLVNLLEAMDNMDQETYEFRFGEELVYTTLLSDGQMVDLIPGGSNVAVRYEDRSEFVRLVQKARLEESRQQIAAMQAGLLKVVPQAVLDLLTWQEVEKKVCGDPEITVEALKRLTRYEDLEQSDVRVQYLWEALTSFTNEDRSRFLRFVTGRSRLPAPIYVFPDKQGSETTDALPQSSTCSSTLYLPNYPSAKVCEEKLRYAAYNCVAIDTDMSPWEE; encoded by the exons atgtcTCTGGGAGACAACCCTCACCTGCTGCTGGGCAGGATCCGCTTCCTGAACAGGTGCATTGAGTGCTTCAAGAGGAGCGAGTCGGTGCCGGAGTGTCTGTGTTATGTCCCCAAAGAAGTGTGCTACAAGATCTGCAaggactcctcctcctccacctcctctgcgTCCACCGGAGGAGCGTCTGCAGGAGGCTCCACCGTCGGGAAGACGCTCGTCTCCGTCTTCGAGAGTCCACACCAGACTCCACACGTTAAGAAGTTATGCAAGTACAACATAGAGCCAAAGAAAGGGACTTGTATCCGGACTACAGGGGAGGAGTACTGCAACAGCCAGGGCCTCTGGGTCAAAATCAATAAG GAGCAGTTGGAGGAGCACCGTCTGGGCCAGGAGTTGGAGGAAGGCTGGATCCTGGTGtgtaaacacacagagggaggcgACAGGCTGGTCCCGGTGGAGTCACCGGAGACAATTAGCCGACAACAGCAGCTCTTCGGCTACGACCACAAGCCCTGCAACAGGTGGGAGCAGGTGGTGAGTGTGGAGAACGCGCTTTACATCGGCTCTAAACCCAAAATCGCTGAGTGTGATGATGCTGCCGTCCAGAAGCTAAG GTATGTTCCTCCAACCTGGGGGTATGAATGTGATGAGGACTTGGTGCACTACTTCTATGACCACATCGGGAAAGAGGATGAGAACCTGGGGAGCGTGAAGCAGTGCGTGACCAGCATCGATGTTTCCTCGTGTTCG GAGGATCCCAGCGGAGGGGCGAGCTGTCTGACAGACGGCGACACCGAAACGTACTGGGAGAGCGACGGCATGCAGGGACAACACTGGATACGCCTGCACATGAAGAGAGGCACCGTGGTCAA TAAGCTGATATTGACGGTGGACTCTACAGACGACAACTACATGCCCAAACGAGTCACGGTGtttggaggagagggagacaaCCTGAAGAAGCTGAGTGACGTCACCATAGACGA CAATCTGATTGGAGAAGTGTGTGTGCTGGAGGATATGACATCTCACCTGCCTGTGATTGAGGTTCGGATTGAGGAGTGTAGAg gctcTACAGATGAGGGCATAGACGTCCGGATCCGAGGCTTGAAGATCAAGTCGTCATGTGAAAGAGACCTGGGTCTAAACGCTGATGTTTTCCAGTCCTCTAACCTGGTGCGCTACCCCCGTCTGCAGGGCAACACGCCCGACGTCCTGTACCGCAGAGCGCTGGTCATCCAGAG GTTCATCTGTCTCCTGGACAGCGTGCTCCCACACTTGGTACCGGCCTGGGATTACAGTCTGGGAACCTTCAACCAGATCAAA AGCATAAAGCAGTTCCTGCTGCTGTCCAAACGCCGCTCAGCCCTCATCACGCAGTGCCTGAAGGACTCTGAGACCAGTAAGCCAAACTTCATGCCGCGACTGTACATCAACAGACGTCTGGCCATGGAGCACAGAGACAACACCTCTCTGGACGCCAGCTGCAAGAACGCTGTGTTCAATCAG GTGTATGAAGGCCTCAAGCCGTCTGACAAATTTGAGAAGACTTTGGATTATAG ATGGCCTGCTCGGTATGACCAGTGGTGGGAATGTAAGTTCATTGCGGAGGGAATCATAGACCAGGGAGGTGGATTTCGGGACAGCCTTGCTGACATGTCTGAGGAGCTGTGCCCCAGCTCAGCGGAGTGTCCCATGCCTCTGCCGTTCTTCAGCCGTACGTCCAACCAG GGCTCCTTAGAGGCCAGAGATTACTACGTCCCCAACCCGTCCTGTAAAGAGTTCCACAAGTATGAGTGGATCGGTCAGCTCATGGGAGCTGCTCTCAGAGGAAAAGACTTCTTG GTCTTGGCTCTGCCCGGGCTGGTGTGGAAGCAGCTGACTGGGGAGTCTGTCAGCTGGAGTAAAGATTTCCCCGCTGTGGACTCTGTGCTG gtgaacCTGCTGGAGGCCATGGACAACATGGACCAGGAGACGTATGAGTTCAGATTTGGTGAGGAGCTGGTGTACACCACCCTGCTGAGCGACGGCCAGATGGTGGATCTTATACCCGGCGGCAGTAACGTGGCCGTTCGTTACGAGGACCGCAGCGAGTTCGTCCGCCTGGTGCAGAAGGCTCGGCTCgaggagagcaggcagcag ATTGCAGCCATGCAGGCGGGGCTGCTGAAGGTGGTTCCTCAGGCGGTGCTGGACCTGCTCACCTggcaggaggtggagaagaaagTGTGTGGAGACCCTGAGATCACTGTGGAGGCCCTGAAACGACTCA CACGCTATGAGGACCTGGAACAAAGTGACGTTAGAGTGCAATACTTATGGGAAGCACTGACGAGCTTCACCAATG AGGATCGCAGCAGGTTTCTGAGGTTTGTAACTGGTCGAAGTCGTCTTCCTGCGCCTATCTACGTCTTTCCTGACAAACAAGG CTCTGAAACGACTGACGCACTTCCACAGTCCTCCACATGTTCCAGCACTCTTTATTTACCCAACTACCCAAG TGCAAAAGTATGTGAGGAGAAGCTGCGTTACGCTGCTTACAACTGTGTGGCCATCGACACCGACATGAGCCCCTGGGAAGAGTGA